A genome region from Gambusia affinis linkage group LG24, SWU_Gaff_1.0, whole genome shotgun sequence includes the following:
- the LOC122827364 gene encoding gap junction gamma-1 protein-like, which translates to MSWSFLTRLLDEISNHSTFVGKIWLTVLIIFRIVLTAVGGETIYYDEQSKFVCNTQQPGCENVCYDAFAPLSHVRFWIFQVIMITTPTIMYLGFAMHKIARMDDMEYRPIRNKKKRMPIVSRGAVRDYEEAEDNGEEDPMIAEEIEPDKPEKKEKETKHDGRRQILRDGLMKVYVCQLLWRSAFEIAFLFGQYFLYGFEVIPSYICTRSPCPHTVDCFVSRPTEKTIFLLVMYVVSFLCLFLTVLEILHLGVGGIRDTFRRRAILNSRRTPRPPSTRSLPTAPPGYHATMKKEKLKGELRDLPMGDSGRESFGDEGPSSRELERLRRHLKMAQQHLDLAYQADEGSPSRSSSPEVNTAVQTAAEQNRLNFAQEKQGESSEKGIHA; encoded by the exons ATGAGTTGGAGCTTCTTGACACGTCTGCTGGATGAAATCTCAAACCACTCCACCTTTGTGGGGAAGATCTGGCTGACTGTACTGATCATTTTCCGCATCGTGCTGACAGCCGTTGGTGGCGAAACCATCTACTATGATGAACAGAGCAAATTTGTTTGCAACACCCAACAGCCTGGATGTGAGAACGTTTGCTATGACGCATTTGCTCCGCTCTCACATGTCAGATTCTGGATCTTTCAG GTGATAATGATCACCACTCCCACAATCATGTACCTTGGCTTTGCCATGCACAAAATCGCTCGCATGGATGACATGGAGTACCGTCCCATTCGGAACAAGAAGAAGAGGATGCCTATAGTCAGCCGTGGAGCGGTTCGGGACTATGAAGAAGCAGAGGACAACGGAGAGGAGGATCCGATGATTGCTGAGGAAATTGAACCGGAtaagccagaaaaaaaagaaaaag AAACAAAGCACGATGGTCGACGACAGATTCTGCGTGATGGACTTATGAAAGTCTACGTATGCCAGTTGCTGTGGCGTTCTGCCTTTGAGATTGCATTCCTCTTTGGCCAGTACTTTCTCTATGGCTTTGAGGTGATCCCCTCCTACATCTGCACTCGCTCCCCATGTCCACACACGGTGGACTGCTTTGTGTCCCGACCTACTGAGAAAACCATCTTCCTGCTGGTGATGTACGTCGTGTCCTTCCTCTGCCTTTTCCTCACTGTCCTGGAAATCCTCCATTTGGGCGTCGGTGGCATCCGTGACACATTCCGCAGGCGTGCCATTCTTAATTCCCGGCGCACTCCACGTCCGCCTTCGACCCGCTCCTTACCCACAGCCCCGCCAGGATACCATGCCACCATGAAAAAGGAGAAGCTAAAAGGAGAGCTGAGGGACTTGCCAATGGGCGACTCGGGCAGAGAAAGCTTTGGAGACGAGGGTCCATCATCCAGGGAACTGGAGCGGCTGAGGAGGCATCTGAAGATGGCGCAGCAGCATCTGGATCTTGCATACCAGGCAGATGAAGGAAGCCCCTCACGCAGCAGCAGCCCTGAGGTGAATACAGCTGTACAGACAGCTGCTGAGCAGAACCGCCTTAACTTCGCACAAGAAAAGCAAGGAGAGTCGAGCGAGAAAG GAATACATGCCTGA